A genomic segment from Brevundimonas sp. SORGH_AS_0993 encodes:
- a CDS encoding Panacea domain-containing protein, giving the protein MSQEQFHFILDLFTERAYKRAERDGLPSLTGHSMFNPRKAAQVIAYLALQAGGRIDVLKAVKLVYLADRDSLKTWGAPILDEQHVSMPHGPVNSSTYSHLNGEHDLAACGWADYLEDQANHVVGVVEGVTADELDELSDADIQSLDSVWAQFKHMTKWQIRDWTHDRNNVPEWEDPSGSSRPIPLERIMTMVGIENADAQADLIRDHRKIDRLFASLS; this is encoded by the coding sequence GTGAGTCAAGAACAATTCCATTTCATTCTGGATTTGTTCACCGAAAGGGCTTACAAGCGCGCGGAGCGCGATGGATTGCCGTCGCTAACAGGCCACTCGATGTTCAACCCTCGCAAAGCAGCACAGGTCATTGCCTATCTCGCACTCCAAGCGGGCGGGCGTATCGATGTTCTGAAGGCTGTGAAGCTTGTCTATCTGGCTGACCGCGACAGTTTGAAAACGTGGGGTGCGCCAATTTTGGACGAGCAGCATGTGTCAATGCCGCACGGTCCGGTCAACTCATCCACCTACTCTCATTTGAACGGTGAGCACGACCTCGCGGCATGTGGCTGGGCCGACTACTTGGAGGATCAAGCCAACCATGTAGTGGGCGTCGTCGAAGGCGTGACTGCCGATGAGTTGGATGAGTTGTCCGATGCGGACATCCAATCTTTGGATTCGGTCTGGGCGCAGTTCAAGCATATGACCAAGTGGCAAATCCGCGATTGGACCCACGACCGGAACAATGTGCCTGAGTGGGAAGACCCAAGCGGAAGTTCACGCCCTATCCCCTTGGAACGGATCATGACGATGGTCGGCATCGAGAATGCCGATGCTCAAGCCGATCTCATTCGAGATCATCGCAAGATCGACCGTCTGTTCGCCTCCCTGAGTTAA